CAGGGCCTGTGCAGCATGCTGGCGCTGGCCGGAGACATGACTGTAGTGGCCGAGGCCGAAAACGGCGAGCAGGCTCTGACCACCGTGCCGGACACGCGGCCAGACGTGTTGCTGCTGGATTATCGGATGCCCCGACTGGATGGCCTGGGGGTATTGCGTGCACTCTCGGCCACCTCGCAGACGCAGGGCGTCCCCCTGGTTCCTACCCTGATCCTGACCACCTTCGATGATGACGAATTGCTGCTGTCTGCGGTCAAGCTGGGAGCAAAGGGGTACCTCCTCAAGGATGTGGCACTGCCCGTACTGCTGGAGGCCATTCGTACAGTCGCGGCCGGGGGACGCTGGCTGCAACCCACCCTGACCGATCAGGTGCAGCGAGGCGTGGAGGAACGGTGCCTGGGCAGAGAGGCGTCCGGGGACGGATCCATCACTCTGACCACCCGGGAACAGGAGGTCTTGCGTCTGATGGCGGGCGGCTTCAGCAATCGCGAAATCGCCGGACTGACCACCACCACCGAGGGAACGGTCAAGGGTTACGTCTCCAACATTCTGTCGAAAATGGGGGTTCGTGACCGCACCCGCGCGGTTCTTAAAGCAGTCGAGTACCGCCTGGTGTAAGGCAGGAGCCGGCAAGGCCAGATCGAGGCCGGTACCACCTCCAGTTTGGGATGGCTGGCCCCTCCCGGTGACTTTTCACGGCACGCCATAGCCCATGGTTGGCCCTCCAGACAGACAAGCAGACCTCAATTCAGAGGCTTTCCAGAACCCTTCCCCTGTTACGGGTGACGCAGCGCGTCAGTGATCAGGGGAGTGAATTTTATGTTCCTCTGCTGCAGGTCTCCTCACCTGGATGCCGCGCTCCAAAAAATTCATGGCTGTCCTCTGGGCGAAAGGAAAGTCCTGAAACAGTTATGGGGCGTATTCGACATGGCCCACAGAGCATCAGGGGCGCTGTGATTTTCGGTCAGGCGCACCCCACCGGCCCATATGACTTGAGTTGCCACAACTGTATGGGAAATTCCCAAAGAATGATGGCCGACTCAAAATTTGCAATTGCTTATCATGCGGTGTCACAGCGGGCAAATCACGACAGGAGGCACTTCATGCTTGACGCCACAATGCGTCGCCACCGAGAATTTTTACTGGCACACACCACAGGTCAGAAGTTATTCGTTCTGCTCAATCTCCTGCCAGATCAGCAGGCCAGGCAAGCGCGGCCCAATCTGTCAGTGGCGTTCGTGGTTGACACTTCCGGCTCCATGCGCGAAGTCGTGACTGAGCCGACGGAGCACACGGGGCAGACCACGATGGTCGACGGTCAGCGATACGAAGTCGTGCGCGGTGGCCGAAACAAGTTGCAATTGGTCACCGAGGCGTTGCGCGGCATCATCACCTCGGATCTGATCCAGCCGCAAGACCGCCTCGCCCTGGTCAAGTTCGATGATCTGGCCCAAATTCTCGTCCCTTTCACGGCAGCGGCTGACCGGGCCGTCCTGCTCAAGGCCACCGATCAACTGGACTGGTACTCGGGCGGAACCCAGATGGGCGCAGGCATGAAAGCGGGCGCGAAGGTTCTCGAAACCGAATCTGGCAGCCGCCGGATGGTGCTCCTCACCGACGGCCAGGCCTTTGACTCAGCCGTGGTGCAGGAGCAGGCTGGCGTGCTCGCCGATATGCAGGTGTCGGTGACCACCATCGGCGTTGGCGACGACGTGAATACCGAGCTGCTGACGGAGATCACTGACCGCACGCAGGGACAGCCCATTGACGTGGTGCCTGATAATCAACATCCCCAATTTCCTGCGGTGCGAGCCTCTGATCTTCCGGCGGCGCTGCTGGGCGATCTCAAGCAGGCGGCCAACGAAGTCGTGACCAACGTGGCCCTGACCGTGCGCGCGATTAAAGACGTGGTCCTGGAGCGCGTGACCCGTGTGCAGCCCACCCAGACCGAGGTGACCAACACCGGCGGCCCACTGCTCATCGGCAATGTCGAGGCCGGAACAGGCGCAACCTACATTCTGGAATTCACCCTGCCAGAGCGTCCGGCGGCCCGGATGCGGCTGGCTCAACTGGGACTGACCTACGAGGTGCCCGGCGCAAATTACCGGGGCGAGTTGCCACCTCTTGACGTCGTGGTGGAATTTACCGGTGACGAAACGATGGCGGCGCGGGTGGATGCAGAAGTGATGCAGTGGGTCCAACAACGCAATATTGAGGGTCTGGTGGCGCAGGCAAGCCGGGAAGCTCAAAGCAACCCCGAGCAGGCCGCCAGGACCCTGGAACAGGCCCGGAACATGACTCAGCGCCTGGGCAATGGCGCTATGACCCAGGTGCTCGACCGGGCCATCGGTGAACTGGGCAGCAGCAAGACCATCAGCCTCGGTACCGCCAAGACCATGCGGTTGGGTGCGAAGACGCAGACCCTCAAGGCGGGGAGCGGCGCAGATGGCCGACCCACCGACGAGGAAATTCGCAGGCTGACCGGAGCTTAAGGCAGTGAATTGCCCAGTCTGCGGCGCTGCGGTTCAGGCTGGCGAGACGGTCTGCCACATCTGCGGTGCACCGCTGACCTCTTCAGGACTGGTGGCCCTCCCCGCCGGCACGGCACTGATGGGCGGTCAGTACGTCCTGAACAGGGTGCTGGGACAGGGCGGTTTCGGCATTACCTACGCCGGGCAGGACACCCGGCTGGGCCTCAAAGTGGCCATCAAAGAACTGTTTCTGGACGGATCATCGCGGCGTGGCAAAGCCGTGGTTGCGCCCAGCAACATCAGCATCGCCGAGTACCAGGCCACCAAAACAGGCTTCTTGGACGAAGCGAAAATACTCGCCAGCTTCAACGATCCCGGGATCGTGAAGGTGATGAACTACTTCGAGGAAAACAGCACCGCTTATCTGGTCATGGAATTTCTGGAGGGCAGCACCCTGGGCGGCCTGATTGAGAAACGCGGCCCCATGCCCCCCGACGTGGTGCTGGAAGTGGCCCGTTCGGTGGCCAGAACCCTGGAGCTGATCCATCAGCGTGGGCTGCTGCACCGTGACATCAAACCCGACAATATTTTTTTCAATCAGACTGGCCGCATCGTGTTGATCGACTTCGGTTCCGTGCGGTCTTTCGTCACGGGCAAGACGCAGAGCCACACCCGTTTGGTCACGCCGGGCTACGCGCCGCTGGAACAGTACGGCAATTCCGGGCGATTCGGGCCATACACCGATATTTACGCGCTGGGGGCCACCCTGTTGCACGCCCTGACCGGACACATGCCGCCGCCCGCCACCGATCTCATGCTGGGCACCCCCCTCCCACCCATGCCCGACTCGACCTTGCCGGGGTTGCGACGCGCCGTGACCCAGGCGATGGCCCTGCGCGTCGAAGACCGTCCCCAGAGCGCACAGGCACTGCTGGCCATCCTGGTCACGCCAACGTCAAAGTCAGCGGTCCCCGTTCCGACTCCCTCCACTCCGCCCGCACCTGTCCCACGGCAAGCCGCGCCCAGCTCTCCAGCCCCCCGTCCCTCCGTGCCTCCGTCTCCACCTCCCCGGGCGGCTGCACCAAGACCGGGTCCCGTTCCGGTACAGCCGCCCAGGGGAGCGCCGAAACCCACACCCAGGGTTGTGCCCCCAGCCCCTGCCGCTGCTCCCTCCAAACCTGCCCCAACCCCTCTTCCGGTGCCTCCGAGCGCCACCCCGAAACCACCACCTGGACCTGCCCAGCCACCTGTTTCCACGCCCAGTGCGGCTCCGCCGTCGCCAAGTCTACCTGCCGGGAAAACTCGGGCGCCGGTGTCGCGCACCATCGTGATCGTGTGGAGCAGCCTGCTGGGCGCAGGAGTTGCCGCCACGTCGCTGCCGGAGTACCTGGCAACCCCAGTCCAGACGAGCCAGTTTGCGCTGGCCGCCGTAATAGGCGCAGGTGTGGGCGCACTGGCTGGCGCGCTGCTGTGGTTTGCCCTGCCGCTGGCTCTGCCTGCCGCGGCGGCGGCAGCGGCGTACTTCTATACCCAGGCGGAGGGCTACCACTGGCCCACCGTCGTCAGCGCCAGCGTGGCGGCCGCAAGCCTGTCCATCCTTCTGCTGATCCTCATTCGCCGTATCTAGTTCTCATTCCCCGGAGGAACCACCATGACCATTCTTTGTCAAGTCTGCGGCACCCCCAATCCCGAAGGCACCACCTATTGCGAAGGTTGCGGCGTAGAGCTGTCGGCCGCCGCCGAGTCCCAGCCCACCGCAGCGCCTGAAATCCTTCCCCAGGAGATGCCGCAGGAAACGTTGCCGCAGGCAGCCTCAACCGGAGCTGAAGATGTGGCTGGTGCTTCGGAGATTGTGGCGACAACGCAGATGGAAGCTCCCGTGTCTGGTCCAGAGGTCAATGCGGAGGTCATGTCACCGCCCGAATCTGCTCCTGGAGACGTCACGCCGCTCGAAGCCTCGTCCATCGAAGCCTCGTCTGAAGTGCCTGAGTCTGAAGGGGAAGTCTCCGGAGCCTCTGTCCCGGCTTCTGCCGCACCCATGGCCGAACTGTCCTCGGACGCCCCAGTCTCCACCGGAGAAGCCAGGCTCGGCATCAAGAAATTTGGGGCACCCACCGGGGAATTTATTCCGCTGCAAGGTGAGCGTCTGGTGGTGGGGCGCTTCGACGCGTCCAGTGGCCCGGTGGACATTGACTTGAGCGGCCTGGGTGGACAGGAGCATATTTCGCGCCGCCACGCCGAGCTGTACCGCGAACAGGGTAGATGGGCAGTGCGTGACCTTGGCTCTACCAACGGCGTCTATGTCAAACGCAAGGGCGAAACGAGCTTCTCGCCCCGTCTTCAGGAACCCACCTCACTGGCGGACGGCGACGAGTTGGCTTTTGGCAACCTGATGCTGACCTTCCATCAGGGCTGAGATGACCCGTCCTGACGATCTGCCGCATGAGTCGGCCGCCGAGCCACTCCCGCCCACTGCAACCCAGCCGCCCGAGCCGACTCCAACGTTGGCGCTGCCCCTAGAGTCCATGTCGCCCAGTACGGAAACGTTGGAGTCTGTGGCTACTGAGCAAGACGAGGCTGGACAGTTGGACGTGGACTACGCCTTCCCCGCTCCGTCAGAAGGAGGCGATGGAGACGGCGGAACTGCTGATGCCCCCACCGCTGAAGGTTCAGAAGGCCTGGAAGCCCCGGAAAGTCCTGGGCGTCTCCTAGACTCTGATGCTGATGAGACGCCAGATGACAGCTCTATCGAACTGGAGCAGCCAGATGGTGGGGACGGCCCAGCCAGTTCACAGCATTCCGCACCCGCGGACCATGATGCGGAGACCGCCATTGCTCCCATGGATGAGCCGGTCGATGACCCACCGCCAGACAGGGCAGAACTGCTCCTAGAGCCGGAAGGTGGGCTGGAAACTGCACCCGCAGCGGAGCCCACTGAGTTTTCCGGCCTTGTCACCGGCGAGCTGGAGGAAGAAACGTATGCCCCGACGGTCGCCCTGCAAGGTCCGCGGGCAGGCGAGGTGGTCAGCGGCTACCAGCTCAATCAGGACCTGGGGCGCGGCTGGTTCAGTGCCAATGCACTGGGCGCTGGCCCCAGCGTGGACGTGTATGTGCGGCCCAGTCCGTTGTGGGCGGACTTGCGGCCCCACCGGCTGCTGCCCAAATTCACTCCAGTGGGTGAGCTGTGGGTGCTGGCCCCCACGGAGGGCACGCCGCTGACCCTGCCGCTTGATGCCGCCACAGCGCGGGCGCACGTGACCGAATTGGCCCGCTTGCTGTTCGCGCTCGAGAAACAGGGATACGCCGTCACCGACCTTAATCCGCTCAGCGTTCAACAGACCCGCGAGGGGTTGAAATTGAGCAGGCCGCCGCAAGTGGCGCGGCTGGGCGAAGCGGCTCAGCCCACCCTGCGCGACGGTTTCACGCCGCCTGAAGTGCAAGAAGGGCAGGTGGCACAGGCAAAAAGCGGAGTGTATTTGCTGGGCGCCTTGTTTTTCCTGTGGCTGACAGGGCGCCCTCTCCCCCCCGAAGGGGCGTCGTCCATCGTGCTGGCAGGCATTGCCGCGTCGGGGGTGCCGCAACTGCTCAATGGGATGCTGGCTCCTTTGCCGCAGCGCCTGACACCAACCGAACTGCTGGCTGCCCTCAAAACGGCGGCCGCCACACTCCCGGTCTACCAGTTGGCAGCGGCCACCGACATCGGCCTGAACCCCGACCGGCCCACCAATGAGGACTCGTACGGGTTCTCGTGGCAGCAGACTGGGCAGCACGGCGGCGGCGAAGTGCTCCTGCGGGCCGTCGTATCCGACGGGATGGGCGGCATGGCGGCAGGTGAAGTGGCCAGCCAGGCAGCAGTGCGGGCTTTTCTGGCTTCGGCGGCACCTGCGTTGGAAGCGCAGGTCTGGGAGGCCAATGCGGCGGTGCTGACCGACATGCAGGGCCGGGACGGCGGCTGCACGCTCACCGGCGTCGAGATCCGCGGCACGCAGTTGCAGCTGGGACATGTGGGTGACACCCGCGCTTACTTGGCCCAGGACGGCGCTGTGCAGCAGCTCAGCAAAGACCATTCCTACGTCGCCGCCATGGTTGCCAGCGGTCAGATGACGCCCGAAGATGCCCAGGTCAGCCCGGAGCGCAATAAGGTGTTGCGTTCACTGGGCAGCTTGCGGGCCGCCCAGGACAATTACGTTCAGGTCCTCCCAGCGCCGCTGGAGTTGCCTGTGAGCAGCCGCATTCTCCTCGTCTCGGATGGGGTCTGGGGTGAGGTACCACCCGCCACGCTGCACGACATTCTGCTCCATGAGCCCTCGCTCCAGACCATCGTCGACCGTCTGATCGCGCTGAGTCTGGAGTCGGGCGCACCGGACAACGCGACGGCCCTGGTCATTGAACGGGTGAGGTAACCAACGGCAATGGTCTGGTGAGGGTTATGCACCTTCCTGGGACGTGAGTGGGAAGCCTCCGAACATGGGCGTGAGCCATGTCGAGACCAGTGGGGTTCAAGGGAGAGTGACGCGTGCCGGGTTGGTGACCGCTACACTCCGGGCATGAGCGGCGGCCCGGACCGGCGCGCAGCGTGGCGGGTTGCGCTGGGCGATGTGATCTACAACTCAGACACCCGCGCGGGCCGCACCTTTGACCTCGCCCTAATCGCAGCCATCCTTCTGAGCGTGCTCGCGGTCATGTTGGACAGTGTGGCGGGCTTCCGGGCACGTCACGCCCCGGCGCTGCGGGCGCTGGAGTGGGGCCTGACGCTGCTGTTCACGGCCGAATACCTGGTGCGCCTCGTCAGCGCGCGCCGGGCAACGCATTACGCCCGCAGCTTCTTCGGGGCAGTAGACCTGCTCTCGATCCTGCCAGC
This sequence is a window from Deinococcus humi. Protein-coding genes within it:
- a CDS encoding protein kinase domain-containing protein; its protein translation is MNCPVCGAAVQAGETVCHICGAPLTSSGLVALPAGTALMGGQYVLNRVLGQGGFGITYAGQDTRLGLKVAIKELFLDGSSRRGKAVVAPSNISIAEYQATKTGFLDEAKILASFNDPGIVKVMNYFEENSTAYLVMEFLEGSTLGGLIEKRGPMPPDVVLEVARSVARTLELIHQRGLLHRDIKPDNIFFNQTGRIVLIDFGSVRSFVTGKTQSHTRLVTPGYAPLEQYGNSGRFGPYTDIYALGATLLHALTGHMPPPATDLMLGTPLPPMPDSTLPGLRRAVTQAMALRVEDRPQSAQALLAILVTPTSKSAVPVPTPSTPPAPVPRQAAPSSPAPRPSVPPSPPPRAAAPRPGPVPVQPPRGAPKPTPRVVPPAPAAAPSKPAPTPLPVPPSATPKPPPGPAQPPVSTPSAAPPSPSLPAGKTRAPVSRTIVIVWSSLLGAGVAATSLPEYLATPVQTSQFALAAVIGAGVGALAGALLWFALPLALPAAAAAAAYFYTQAEGYHWPTVVSASVAAASLSILLLILIRRI
- a CDS encoding response regulator, whose product is MIRICIVEDQTLVRQGLCSMLALAGDMTVVAEAENGEQALTTVPDTRPDVLLLDYRMPRLDGLGVLRALSATSQTQGVPLVPTLILTTFDDDELLLSAVKLGAKGYLLKDVALPVLLEAIRTVAAGGRWLQPTLTDQVQRGVEERCLGREASGDGSITLTTREQEVLRLMAGGFSNREIAGLTTTTEGTVKGYVSNILSKMGVRDRTRAVLKAVEYRLV
- a CDS encoding vWA domain-containing protein, with amino-acid sequence MLDATMRRHREFLLAHTTGQKLFVLLNLLPDQQARQARPNLSVAFVVDTSGSMREVVTEPTEHTGQTTMVDGQRYEVVRGGRNKLQLVTEALRGIITSDLIQPQDRLALVKFDDLAQILVPFTAAADRAVLLKATDQLDWYSGGTQMGAGMKAGAKVLETESGSRRMVLLTDGQAFDSAVVQEQAGVLADMQVSVTTIGVGDDVNTELLTEITDRTQGQPIDVVPDNQHPQFPAVRASDLPAALLGDLKQAANEVVTNVALTVRAIKDVVLERVTRVQPTQTEVTNTGGPLLIGNVEAGTGATYILEFTLPERPAARMRLAQLGLTYEVPGANYRGELPPLDVVVEFTGDETMAARVDAEVMQWVQQRNIEGLVAQASREAQSNPEQAARTLEQARNMTQRLGNGAMTQVLDRAIGELGSSKTISLGTAKTMRLGAKTQTLKAGSGADGRPTDEEIRRLTGA
- a CDS encoding PP2C family protein-serine/threonine phosphatase gives rise to the protein MDEPVDDPPPDRAELLLEPEGGLETAPAAEPTEFSGLVTGELEEETYAPTVALQGPRAGEVVSGYQLNQDLGRGWFSANALGAGPSVDVYVRPSPLWADLRPHRLLPKFTPVGELWVLAPTEGTPLTLPLDAATARAHVTELARLLFALEKQGYAVTDLNPLSVQQTREGLKLSRPPQVARLGEAAQPTLRDGFTPPEVQEGQVAQAKSGVYLLGALFFLWLTGRPLPPEGASSIVLAGIAASGVPQLLNGMLAPLPQRLTPTELLAALKTAAATLPVYQLAAATDIGLNPDRPTNEDSYGFSWQQTGQHGGGEVLLRAVVSDGMGGMAAGEVASQAAVRAFLASAAPALEAQVWEANAAVLTDMQGRDGGCTLTGVEIRGTQLQLGHVGDTRAYLAQDGAVQQLSKDHSYVAAMVASGQMTPEDAQVSPERNKVLRSLGSLRAAQDNYVQVLPAPLELPVSSRILLVSDGVWGEVPPATLHDILLHEPSLQTIVDRLIALSLESGAPDNATALVIERVR
- a CDS encoding FHA domain-containing protein → MTILCQVCGTPNPEGTTYCEGCGVELSAAAESQPTAAPEILPQEMPQETLPQAASTGAEDVAGASEIVATTQMEAPVSGPEVNAEVMSPPESAPGDVTPLEASSIEASSEVPESEGEVSGASVPASAAPMAELSSDAPVSTGEARLGIKKFGAPTGEFIPLQGERLVVGRFDASSGPVDIDLSGLGGQEHISRRHAELYREQGRWAVRDLGSTNGVYVKRKGETSFSPRLQEPTSLADGDELAFGNLMLTFHQG